In Candidatus Poribacteria bacterium, one genomic interval encodes:
- a CDS encoding PD40 domain-containing protein, with protein sequence MAKGTIHPPESRSFIDQRTGTQIRQVTTASALHHHPFFIIPAYDDAMQRLIFVSHRTGTPQIFAEERSTGELRQLTDRPDISEWSVHPSHDGKAVYFTAGTSGWKVDLETLEAHELVNLAATAMQDEGMVAAAMGTTTLSHDNRWWAVRFQIGKESALAIIDTDTGEHDIILRRDSIGHLQFCPDDSNLLYYAGPLTDRVWVIHRDGSGNRRLYAQNLEKNEWITHETWIPGTRELAFVDWPRGVRCVNADTGIVRQVATFNAWHAISNPTGTFMVADTNFPDIGIQIFNSRDGIGEPQTLCYPNASSLGEHWSRPFPYAAGPIQVYAPQHTHPHPSFSPDGKHVVFTSDRSGYAQIYEATLEDTQK encoded by the coding sequence GTGACGACTGCGTCCGCGCTGCACCACCATCCATTCTTCATTATACCTGCGTATGACGACGCAATGCAGCGGCTGATATTTGTCTCACATCGAACCGGAACACCACAAATATTCGCAGAAGAAAGAAGCACGGGTGAACTTCGCCAATTAACAGACAGACCTGACATCTCGGAATGGTCGGTGCATCCCTCGCATGATGGAAAAGCCGTCTACTTCACAGCAGGGACAAGCGGATGGAAAGTAGATTTAGAGACGCTTGAGGCACACGAACTCGTCAATCTCGCCGCAACCGCGATGCAAGATGAAGGTATGGTCGCCGCCGCTATGGGCACGACCACTTTGAGTCACGATAACCGATGGTGGGCTGTGAGATTCCAGATCGGTAAAGAATCCGCACTTGCTATTATCGATACAGACACCGGCGAACACGACATCATCTTACGGAGAGATAGTATCGGGCACCTTCAATTCTGTCCGGACGACTCCAACCTACTTTACTATGCGGGTCCCTTGACGGATCGGGTATGGGTAATCCATCGCGACGGAAGCGGTAATCGTCGTCTCTATGCTCAGAACCTTGAGAAAAATGAATGGATCACACATGAAACATGGATTCCCGGGACGCGTGAACTTGCTTTCGTCGACTGGCCCCGCGGTGTGAGATGTGTCAACGCCGATACCGGAATAGTCCGACAAGTGGCAACGTTCAACGCGTGGCATGCTATAAGCAACCCTACAGGAACATTTATGGTAGCAGATACGAACTTCCCCGATATCGGTATCCAAATTTTTAATTCACGGGACGGTATCGGTGAACCACAGACGTTATGCTATCCTAACGCCTCATCTCTTGGCGAACATTGGAGTCGTCCCTTTCCGTATGCCGCCGGTCCTATTCAGGTTTACGCCCCACAGCATACACACCCACATCCATCTTTCAGTCCGGACGGCAAGCACGTTGTATTCACATCAGATCGCAGTGGATATGCCCAAATCTACGAGGCAACTCTTGAAGACACACAAAAATAA
- a CDS encoding DUF1349 domain-containing protein codes for MPVIIPRLVVEVFQHTNFRGRMGYVVEPVSFTRDIGFQDNISSVRVYKGPNFSSNPNYKVILYQHRNFRGKKLALGPGFYPNLHDTAYNFADRISSINFGSTLEVVGPEWGTIPLIVDCYEHVEFRGRKITILRDIANLRDAQGGTWFEDRISSIRIFKGPDFPPHGAEVVFYEHPDFEGMPLPIRMEPSEYKKELPNLHLLPQNFGDSISAVKIEGWASSGEFTEMVFEDEFIGNRMRPEWRWDDPKGGGSWAERQGYLEMRTEPGQDLWHGPDGRSGDMSAPRLLMEVPGDFAIETRMRISPQLKEHGGLLVWKNPNRFLRLEKTSGPHAFRGDVRFERHVGRSFNLRGRSSGVRNVRELFLRIERRGNQFSSFASSDGIQWKSCGQTNVGMGNSVHVGVHALCPGNIPPTLTRFDFFRVFKRRSEVAEYRPIVAEQHGQMSDEERERQIADRRERAMRDLS; via the coding sequence ATGCCAGTCATCATACCGCGCCTCGTTGTTGAGGTGTTCCAACATACAAACTTCCGGGGCAGAATGGGATATGTTGTAGAGCCCGTTTCTTTTACGCGAGACATCGGATTTCAAGACAATATTTCTTCTGTTCGCGTCTACAAGGGTCCGAACTTCTCGTCGAATCCGAATTACAAAGTTATCCTTTACCAGCATCGTAACTTCCGCGGTAAAAAGTTGGCTCTCGGACCAGGGTTTTACCCGAACTTGCATGACACTGCTTACAACTTCGCCGACAGAATCTCATCAATCAATTTCGGTTCCACACTGGAAGTGGTTGGACCGGAGTGGGGCACTATCCCGCTGATTGTAGACTGTTACGAGCACGTCGAATTCCGAGGTAGAAAAATTACTATCCTGCGCGACATCGCCAACCTACGGGACGCGCAAGGCGGAACTTGGTTTGAAGACCGAATTTCGTCTATCCGTATCTTCAAAGGACCAGACTTCCCACCACATGGTGCGGAGGTTGTCTTTTACGAACACCCTGACTTTGAGGGCATGCCCCTACCCATACGCATGGAACCTTCGGAGTATAAGAAGGAGTTGCCGAACCTCCATTTATTACCTCAAAACTTCGGGGATTCTATCTCCGCTGTGAAGATTGAGGGATGGGCATCTTCCGGTGAGTTCACAGAGATGGTATTTGAAGATGAGTTCATCGGAAACCGTATGCGTCCAGAATGGCGATGGGACGACCCGAAAGGCGGCGGCTCCTGGGCAGAACGTCAAGGCTATCTGGAAATGCGGACTGAACCCGGGCAAGACCTCTGGCACGGTCCTGACGGTAGAAGCGGCGATATGAGTGCACCACGGCTCCTTATGGAAGTCCCTGGAGATTTCGCTATTGAAACCCGCATGCGTATCTCTCCACAACTCAAGGAACACGGCGGCTTATTAGTATGGAAAAATCCCAACAGATTCCTTCGACTTGAGAAAACCTCGGGACCGCATGCCTTTAGAGGTGATGTCCGATTTGAACGGCATGTCGGACGCTCATTTAACTTACGCGGACGCAGCAGTGGGGTCAGAAATGTCCGAGAACTCTTTTTACGTATAGAACGTAGAGGAAACCAATTCTCTTCTTTTGCCAGTAGTGACGGCATCCAATGGAAAAGCTGCGGACAAACGAACGTTGGCATGGGAAATTCGGTCCATGTCGGGGTACACGCCTTGTGCCCAGGGAATATACCGCCAACCTTAACCCGTTTCGATTTCTTCCGAGTGTTCAAACGGAGAAGCGAGGTTGCCGAATATCGTCCTATTGTTGCTGAACAACACGGTCAGATGTCTGACGAGGAACGTGAACGTCAAATCGCGGATCGGCGCGAACGTGCCATGCGCGATCTGTCCTAA
- a CDS encoding LamG domain-containing protein: protein MRLQNSTRFQSKYFVENSRFFTVFANAKSAFALLLLVFLVWNGQPADAIVGAVEDGLIAYWSFDKDTVKIKTEAVDLLSGLAAAVHGDPELAPAGDCKVGECVLFDGSVDRLLVEDSNPATIDRDWEEITLECWVYINALDDSWNRIISLDDMPTNSAVASLYYDDDDNQHGFFIRAGGQSTVAAQDNVLEDIPLEEWLHLVGTYDGATVHYYVNGKQEKKYAMKGGTIEKGGLLLGIGDRSDGCDCDTIQGYIDEFRIYDRVLSAAEVQNNMKATGLDVSPSTSHLSVTWGHIKARRR, encoded by the coding sequence ATGCGTCTACAGAACAGCACCCGTTTTCAGAGCAAATATTTTGTGGAAAATTCGCGGTTCTTTACAGTCTTTGCGAATGCCAAAAGCGCGTTCGCCCTTCTCCTTCTCGTGTTCCTTGTATGGAACGGACAGCCCGCCGACGCAATCGTCGGTGCGGTTGAAGACGGTTTAATCGCTTACTGGTCCTTCGACAAAGACACAGTAAAAATTAAAACCGAGGCGGTAGATCTCTTGTCAGGACTCGCTGCCGCTGTCCATGGGGATCCCGAACTCGCACCTGCTGGCGACTGTAAAGTCGGGGAGTGCGTCCTTTTTGATGGCAGTGTTGACCGCCTCCTCGTTGAAGATTCAAATCCAGCGACAATCGACCGTGATTGGGAAGAAATCACTCTGGAATGTTGGGTCTATATCAACGCATTAGATGACAGTTGGAACCGGATCATCTCGCTTGACGATATGCCAACGAACAGTGCAGTCGCGAGCCTTTATTATGACGATGACGATAACCAACACGGTTTCTTCATCAGAGCCGGAGGTCAATCAACGGTGGCAGCACAGGATAATGTCCTGGAAGACATCCCACTTGAAGAGTGGTTGCACCTTGTAGGCACCTATGATGGCGCAACGGTTCACTATTATGTGAACGGAAAACAGGAGAAAAAATACGCCATGAAGGGTGGGACAATTGAAAAAGGAGGACTTCTTCTCGGCATTGGGGATCGGTCAGATGGATGCGATTGCGACACAATCCAAGGGTACATTGACGAATTCCGAATTTACGATCGCGTCCTGAGTGCAGCAGAGGTACAGAACAACATGAAAGCCACAGGACTCGATGTCAGTCCTTCCACGAGCCATCTGAGCGTTACGTGGGGACATATCAAAGCAAGACGGAGATAA
- a CDS encoding Gfo/Idh/MocA family oxidoreductase, translated as METIGVGVIGCGGMGRSLATSAHAVEGIEVISVSDVQEALAEKLATDLGTSYTLNYHDLLADDRIRAVLIASPPFMHSQMAVDAANAGKHVFSEKPMAPTLEACDAMITAAEENGVKLTIGLVCRYHATHATVREIVQSGELGAPACMKVHRIGGPWRSGYSHTPWRLERAKSGGSLMEINAHEVDFMRWTCGDVSTVYATGGQYGPDKSDYPDVVLASLQFANGAVGLLHSSHVSAVGGYGGRVDCEGGSIYFPQIWGGDAAIEIKPFEGKGRQIKIADIEVPPPVQEEIRVFIDAIRNDTQPPITGLDGRAAAEIALAAYQSVESGQPVPLPL; from the coding sequence ATGGAAACGATTGGAGTTGGCGTTATCGGATGCGGCGGCATGGGCAGAAGTCTTGCCACCAGTGCACACGCTGTTGAAGGAATAGAGGTTATCTCTGTCAGTGATGTTCAGGAAGCACTGGCTGAAAAACTTGCCACAGACCTTGGGACGTCCTACACACTCAATTACCACGACTTACTCGCCGATGATCGGATTCGTGCGGTCCTCATCGCGTCTCCACCGTTTATGCACTCACAAATGGCTGTCGATGCGGCAAACGCAGGCAAACACGTATTTTCGGAAAAACCGATGGCTCCCACGTTAGAGGCGTGCGACGCGATGATTACCGCTGCTGAGGAAAACGGGGTCAAACTTACCATCGGTTTGGTGTGTCGTTACCACGCGACGCATGCCACCGTTCGAGAAATTGTGCAGAGCGGAGAACTCGGTGCCCCTGCTTGTATGAAGGTGCATCGCATCGGCGGACCGTGGCGTAGTGGATACAGTCACACGCCATGGCGATTGGAACGTGCGAAGTCCGGTGGGAGTCTCATGGAAATCAACGCCCATGAAGTCGATTTTATGCGTTGGACCTGCGGCGATGTCTCAACTGTCTACGCCACCGGTGGACAATACGGACCCGATAAAAGCGACTATCCAGATGTCGTGCTTGCTTCCTTGCAGTTTGCGAACGGAGCGGTCGGTTTGCTTCACTCCAGTCATGTCTCCGCTGTCGGTGGGTATGGCGGACGCGTCGATTGTGAAGGCGGTTCTATCTATTTTCCACAGATCTGGGGTGGCGATGCCGCTATCGAGATTAAACCTTTTGAGGGTAAAGGACGACAGATTAAAATAGCAGACATTGAAGTGCCACCGCCGGTTCAAGAAGAGATTCGCGTCTTTATAGACGCAATTCGCAACGATACACAACCACCTATCACAGGTTTAGACGGTCGTGCCGCCGCTGAAATCGCATTAGCTGCATACCAATCTGTTGAAAGCGGGCAACCGGTTCCGTTACCCCTTTAA
- a CDS encoding mannonate dehydratase, translating to MKISVWDGGLSDSYLKQVTQLGADCIDFGGGNAFPGVEEQGYPDLDEVLKIKKQIRSWGLDINRVTLPNITEKFMQGQPDGEKELENTCNALRVFAEAGVPIARQRFWGDTFDYLMTRYSSVHRGGYTSRGESRAATENPPPTPTMEALDEWWKRFTEVYGALVPIADECDIKLAIHPSDVPNPDTPLGSLGFHRVTDTFPSRNVGYLYCCGTRAEAGGSAIVLDEINNYGRKGRIFMVHLRNVRGSLATAGAFEEVLLDDGDMNAFKIVRELQKVGFDGCINADHIPKLEGDVGLAYSVGYIKALFAALAA from the coding sequence ATGAAAATTTCAGTCTGGGATGGCGGACTTTCTGATAGCTATCTCAAACAGGTTACACAACTCGGTGCAGACTGTATCGACTTTGGAGGTGGTAACGCCTTTCCGGGAGTTGAAGAGCAGGGTTACCCCGACTTGGACGAAGTCCTGAAAATTAAGAAGCAGATCCGTTCTTGGGGACTCGACATCAACCGTGTGACACTTCCGAACATCACAGAAAAGTTTATGCAAGGTCAACCTGATGGTGAAAAGGAATTAGAGAACACGTGTAACGCCCTCCGAGTCTTTGCGGAAGCAGGGGTGCCTATTGCGCGCCAAAGATTTTGGGGCGATACGTTCGACTATCTAATGACGCGCTATTCATCCGTCCATCGGGGTGGCTACACCTCCCGCGGTGAAAGCCGTGCCGCAACCGAAAATCCACCACCTACACCGACGATGGAAGCTCTCGACGAATGGTGGAAACGCTTTACCGAAGTCTACGGAGCACTCGTCCCTATCGCCGATGAATGCGATATTAAACTCGCCATCCATCCTTCAGATGTGCCAAACCCGGATACACCGCTCGGTAGTCTCGGTTTCCACCGTGTCACGGATACCTTTCCGAGCAGAAACGTTGGGTATCTCTATTGTTGCGGCACTCGGGCGGAAGCCGGTGGTAGTGCGATTGTTCTTGACGAAATCAACAATTACGGGCGTAAAGGGCGTATCTTCATGGTTCACCTACGGAACGTCCGCGGTAGCCTCGCAACAGCCGGAGCGTTTGAGGAAGTCTTGCTTGACGATGGCGATATGAACGCTTTCAAAATCGTCCGTGAACTCCAAAAGGTCGGATTCGACGGATGCATCAATGCTGACCATATTCCGAAATTAGAAGGCGATGTTGGATTAGCGTATTCCGTCGGTTACATTAAGGCACTCTTCGCGGCATTGGCAGCATAA
- a CDS encoding GNAT family N-acetyltransferase, translating into MYTLDPLTPQNQDKWDATLRQCPDTTAFQSLAWRDALASAFSQLTPTYLLINQDDSVIGGLPAFVFQPIPGIRLWHSMPWNLFGGVHLIESGQINAETLISSIEDAATAKGWCEIRWTLTPNQAMTDAELFAEMGYERTDYFTHLLNTNAGVESLWHAYNKRVRGAVRKAEKSGVTVTDTDSEVALSTFYDMYLMTVKRLGGTPKPRAFMETLLERKIAKLAIATYNGTIIAGLLYLLFNKTVTLWCEASVPAFLKYRPNNAIFHHIITQACREQCEWVDFGASPPENTGLIAHKEQYRAVRTDFASYTKVVSPLKRALWTKSEDTLRQIYTWMQRSG; encoded by the coding sequence GTGTACACTTTAGACCCCTTGACCCCTCAAAATCAGGATAAGTGGGATGCCACCCTTCGGCAATGTCCGGATACGACTGCCTTTCAAAGTCTCGCGTGGCGGGATGCATTAGCAAGCGCATTCAGCCAGCTCACTCCAACTTACCTACTCATCAATCAAGATGACTCAGTAATAGGTGGGCTGCCTGCCTTCGTTTTTCAACCGATACCGGGCATCCGTCTGTGGCACTCAATGCCGTGGAATCTATTTGGGGGTGTACACCTTATCGAATCAGGGCAAATTAACGCTGAAACCCTGATAAGCTCCATCGAAGATGCAGCAACGGCAAAGGGATGGTGTGAAATTCGTTGGACACTCACACCTAATCAGGCCATGACCGATGCTGAGCTTTTCGCTGAAATGGGTTATGAACGAACAGACTACTTCACACACCTATTGAACACAAACGCGGGTGTTGAATCCCTCTGGCACGCCTATAATAAACGCGTAAGGGGAGCGGTCCGAAAGGCAGAGAAATCGGGTGTGACAGTCACGGACACAGATAGTGAAGTGGCTTTATCCACCTTTTACGACATGTATCTTATGACAGTCAAACGGTTAGGTGGCACCCCAAAACCGCGTGCGTTTATGGAGACGCTTCTGGAGCGGAAAATCGCCAAACTTGCCATCGCTACATATAACGGTACGATTATCGCAGGACTGCTCTATCTACTTTTCAATAAGACAGTAACGCTGTGGTGTGAAGCATCTGTGCCAGCATTCTTGAAATACCGCCCTAATAACGCGATTTTTCACCACATTATCACACAAGCATGTCGTGAACAATGCGAATGGGTTGATTTCGGGGCATCGCCACCAGAGAACACAGGGTTAATTGCACATAAGGAACAGTATCGCGCCGTCCGAACAGACTTTGCCAGTTACACAAAGGTCGTTTCGCCGCTGAAAAGGGCGTTGTGGACAAAGAGTGAGGACACACTTCGTCAAATTTATACCTGGATGCAGAGGAGTGGTTAA
- a CDS encoding sulfatase, translating to METNRKPNLIFVFGDQHRQCDVGCAGNPQVQTPAMDQLAQEGMFFPNTYTNVPICVPARGCLMTGKYPLNHKAVSNDLPLPLTETGIAKVFKEADYATGYIGKWHLGGMPRDKFITPEMRFGFDHWIGWNCHHDYFNAPYHDSDGNRFQIDGYEPEFQTDKAIEYCREHADEPFCLYMSWGPPHNPYEHVPERYKAMYPPDQIQLRPNAVDTPATREDLSGYYAHITALDENLGRLMTALDDIGIADDTILVYTSDHGDMLGSHGHTRKERPWDESSRIPFMMRWPRRIPAGVTRDTLLSLVDFMPSMLSLCDLPIPEGVEGIDLSEAMLGNTIDEPQSVLLEVPLHGSEGFNFGIREWRGVRTHRYTYARHYDGTGWLLYDNDNDPYQLNNLIDDEDSQNLRAELEAELQQWLTHINDPCLSGLEHIRQLGLSELWNISEQRFGGRNPRWA from the coding sequence ATGGAAACTAATCGTAAACCCAATTTAATCTTCGTTTTCGGCGACCAGCATCGCCAATGTGATGTCGGATGCGCAGGCAACCCACAAGTCCAAACGCCTGCGATGGATCAACTCGCACAGGAAGGGATGTTTTTTCCCAATACCTACACGAACGTCCCGATATGTGTACCAGCGCGTGGCTGCCTGATGACAGGTAAATACCCGTTGAACCACAAAGCCGTTTCCAACGATCTACCGCTCCCTTTAACGGAAACCGGCATCGCGAAAGTCTTTAAAGAAGCGGACTATGCCACAGGTTATATCGGAAAATGGCACCTCGGCGGCATGCCGCGGGACAAGTTCATCACACCTGAGATGCGGTTCGGTTTTGACCATTGGATCGGGTGGAATTGTCATCACGATTACTTCAATGCGCCGTATCACGACTCCGATGGAAATCGATTCCAGATTGACGGATATGAACCAGAGTTCCAGACCGATAAAGCGATTGAATACTGCCGAGAGCATGCCGATGAGCCTTTTTGCCTCTATATGAGCTGGGGACCGCCACATAATCCGTATGAACACGTCCCAGAACGCTACAAAGCGATGTATCCACCAGATCAGATTCAGCTACGTCCGAACGCGGTGGATACCCCCGCAACACGAGAGGATCTCTCCGGCTACTACGCGCACATCACAGCTCTGGATGAGAATCTCGGACGTTTGATGACTGCGCTCGACGACATCGGTATCGCTGATGATACTATCCTTGTCTACACATCCGACCACGGCGATATGCTCGGTAGTCACGGACACACCAGAAAAGAACGTCCATGGGACGAATCCAGTCGTATTCCCTTTATGATGCGTTGGCCCCGCAGAATTCCGGCAGGTGTTACCCGCGACACCTTACTAAGCCTTGTCGATTTCATGCCGTCCATGCTGTCGCTGTGCGATTTGCCGATTCCAGAGGGTGTGGAGGGTATCGACCTTTCAGAAGCGATGCTCGGTAACACAATCGACGAACCACAATCCGTGCTGCTTGAAGTCCCCTTGCACGGCAGTGAAGGTTTCAACTTCGGTATCCGCGAATGGCGTGGTGTCCGCACGCATCGCTACACTTATGCCCGTCATTACGATGGAACAGGATGGCTCCTTTACGATAACGATAACGATCCGTATCAGTTGAACAATCTCATTGACGACGAGGACTCGCAAAACCTACGCGCAGAACTCGAAGCGGAACTCCAACAATGGCTAACCCATATAAACGATCCGTGTCTGTCCGGACTGGAACACATCCGGCAACTCGGCTTATCAGAATTGTGGAACATCAGCGAACAGCGGTTCGGCGGCAGAAATCCTCGTTGGGCATAA
- a CDS encoding phytanoyl-CoA dioxygenase family protein, with amino-acid sequence MTDEEKFRFDLTGFLVRPAILERDEVDAIVDQIDRIHHNKESLPPEHRAVPGGPASVLIDHPKVLDVLHEIIGPEIRLEHSYSAWREKGQRHGELHGGGPRQADPIFGYRVNNGQIHAGMVRVVFELTDVSKKDGATHFIVGSHKSNFPMHPDHMSLEEGKRSPFLMTYECPAGSAIFFTENLCHAGPVWQRETPRVTVLNAYAHLATHWHRLPIPPEVLSALPREKQAYFREPWVADFRTRPATRNTIERFLNNDEAPVNTDTKP; translated from the coding sequence ATGACTGATGAAGAAAAATTTCGATTCGACTTAACCGGATTCCTTGTTCGTCCTGCGATCCTTGAACGCGATGAAGTGGATGCAATCGTTGATCAGATCGACCGGATACATCACAACAAAGAATCCTTACCGCCGGAACACCGTGCCGTCCCGGGCGGTCCCGCGAGCGTCCTGATTGATCATCCCAAAGTTCTGGATGTCCTACATGAAATTATCGGACCCGAGATACGGTTAGAGCACAGCTACTCTGCTTGGCGCGAAAAAGGGCAGAGGCACGGTGAACTCCACGGTGGCGGACCACGACAGGCAGATCCGATCTTCGGGTATCGCGTCAACAATGGGCAGATTCACGCTGGAATGGTGCGAGTCGTCTTTGAACTCACAGATGTTTCTAAAAAAGATGGTGCGACGCACTTTATAGTTGGGAGTCACAAATCCAACTTCCCGATGCATCCTGACCACATGTCGTTAGAAGAAGGGAAGCGGAGTCCGTTTCTGATGACCTACGAATGCCCCGCTGGCAGTGCGATCTTCTTCACAGAGAACCTGTGTCACGCCGGTCCGGTGTGGCAACGGGAGACCCCGCGTGTAACAGTGCTAAACGCGTACGCGCATCTCGCAACACATTGGCACCGTCTACCGATTCCGCCTGAAGTTCTGTCCGCTTTACCGCGTGAAAAGCAAGCGTACTTCCGTGAACCGTGGGTTGCGGATTTCCGCACGCGCCCGGCAACGAGAAATACGATTGAGCGGTTCCTTAACAACGACGAAGCACCTGTGAATACCGATACCAAGCCGTGA
- a CDS encoding alkaline phosphatase family protein — MKKRVLIIGWDCAAPELVFDAFKDDMPNTRRLMEEGIYGELKSTIPPITVPAWMCMMTSRDPGELGIYGFRNRKDYSYDAMTIANSHAIKVPTLWDLLGQVQKKSVVLGVPLTYPAKPFPGWMITSFLTPTLNSQWTFPRRLTREITQVASDYMIDIPNFRTDRRAELEQQLLKMTAERFKLARYLLETKDWDLFTMVEMGSDRLHHAFWRFWDTTHPKYEPNSPFSETMRNYYRALDTELGETLACVDEDTTIMVVSDHGAKRMDGGICVNEWLRQHGYLTLKTEPSEITRWTPDMVDWDQTKAWGEGGYYARIFINVEGREPHGTVSARDYEDIRGDLKEQLEAIVDEEGLNIGTRVFKPEEVYRECRNIAPDLIVYFGDLFWRSVGSVGYNSIYTYENDTGPDDCNHAEMGIYIIKRNGQTDGHASTKSLYDIAPTVLNEFGINIPEAMQGKPM; from the coding sequence ATGAAAAAGCGAGTACTCATTATCGGTTGGGATTGTGCCGCGCCTGAGCTTGTCTTTGACGCTTTTAAAGACGACATGCCCAATACACGCCGTTTGATGGAAGAAGGTATCTACGGCGAATTGAAAAGCACGATTCCCCCGATCACCGTCCCAGCGTGGATGTGCATGATGACCAGCCGTGATCCCGGTGAACTCGGTATCTACGGTTTCCGCAACCGTAAGGACTATTCTTACGATGCGATGACAATCGCCAACTCACACGCCATCAAAGTGCCAACGCTCTGGGATCTCTTAGGGCAAGTGCAGAAGAAATCGGTCGTTTTGGGAGTGCCACTCACCTATCCAGCAAAACCCTTTCCGGGATGGATGATTACCAGTTTCCTCACACCTACTCTCAACTCACAATGGACCTTCCCACGACGACTGACACGGGAAATCACACAAGTCGCCAGCGATTACATGATCGATATACCGAATTTTCGGACTGACCGACGCGCTGAACTGGAACAACAACTCCTCAAAATGACGGCTGAACGTTTCAAACTCGCGCGCTATCTGCTTGAGACAAAGGACTGGGACCTCTTTACAATGGTCGAAATGGGGTCAGATCGACTCCATCACGCATTTTGGCGATTTTGGGATACAACGCATCCGAAGTATGAACCGAACTCGCCGTTCTCAGAGACAATGCGGAACTACTATCGCGCCCTCGACACCGAACTCGGAGAAACATTAGCGTGTGTAGACGAGGACACCACGATCATGGTCGTCTCTGACCATGGTGCCAAACGGATGGACGGGGGTATCTGCGTCAATGAATGGCTTCGACAGCACGGTTATCTGACACTCAAAACCGAACCGAGTGAAATTACGCGATGGACACCGGATATGGTAGATTGGGACCAAACAAAGGCGTGGGGAGAGGGCGGTTACTATGCACGAATCTTCATAAATGTTGAAGGTAGAGAACCGCACGGAACTGTCAGTGCGCGAGATTACGAGGATATCCGTGGTGATTTGAAGGAACAACTCGAAGCAATCGTTGATGAGGAGGGACTTAACATCGGTACGCGCGTTTTTAAGCCCGAAGAGGTATACCGAGAATGCCGAAACATTGCTCCTGATCTCATCGTCTATTTCGGCGATCTCTTTTGGCGTTCAGTCGGAAGCGTCGGATACAACAGCATCTATACCTACGAGAACGATACCGGTCCCGATGACTGCAATCACGCAGAGATGGGAATTTACATCATAAAACGGAATGGACAGACAGATGGACACGCTTCCACGAAAAGTCTATACGATATTGCCCCGACAGTCCTAAATGAGTTCGGCATCAACATTCCAGAAGCAATGCAAGGGAAACCGATGTAG
- a CDS encoding P1 family peptidase: METNNQTLTAINGITVGHATNSTARTGCSVVLCPAGATAGVDVRGAAPGTRETEALRPGRLVQKVHAVLLTGGSAFGLDAAGGVVQYLEEQNVGFPAGPVRVPIVPAAVIFDLGVGDAKVRPDKEMGYQVCLNATSTPVAMGTIGAGTGATVGKAPGLASSPGGLGSACMCLDSGLIVAAIVVVNALGNVVHPRTGEILAGGKENGDFVDITERLLEANLVQGTNTTIGVVATNATLSSAEVHRVAEMAHDGMARAIRPAHTMFDGDTLFALATGLHTKSSVNTVGILAAEVVAEAIVNAVTTG; the protein is encoded by the coding sequence ATGGAAACAAACAATCAGACACTTACTGCAATAAACGGAATTACGGTAGGGCACGCTACCAATTCAACCGCTCGAACGGGATGTTCAGTTGTCCTCTGTCCAGCAGGGGCAACCGCGGGCGTTGATGTGCGTGGTGCTGCACCCGGCACGCGGGAGACAGAAGCTCTCCGTCCGGGACGTTTAGTCCAAAAAGTACACGCTGTCCTCCTGACAGGGGGAAGTGCCTTTGGATTAGATGCTGCGGGTGGTGTCGTCCAATATCTTGAGGAACAGAACGTCGGTTTTCCCGCAGGTCCTGTTCGGGTGCCGATTGTTCCCGCGGCTGTTATCTTTGATCTCGGGGTTGGCGATGCCAAAGTCCGTCCTGACAAAGAAATGGGGTATCAGGTGTGCCTTAACGCCACAAGTACCCCCGTTGCGATGGGTACTATCGGAGCAGGCACTGGTGCCACTGTTGGTAAAGCCCCCGGGCTCGCGTCTTCTCCGGGTGGGTTAGGTTCGGCGTGTATGTGTCTCGATTCTGGCTTGATTGTTGCGGCAATTGTGGTTGTGAATGCACTTGGAAATGTTGTGCATCCGAGGACGGGTGAGATTCTCGCCGGTGGGAAGGAAAACGGTGATTTCGTGGACATCACGGAACGACTCTTGGAAGCAAATTTAGTGCAGGGAACCAACACAACTATCGGTGTTGTGGCTACAAATGCGACACTTTCTTCCGCTGAGGTACACCGAGTCGCGGAGATGGCACACGATGGGATGGCACGCGCCATTCGTCCGGCGCATACGATGTTCGATGGAGATACGCTATTTGCTCTCGCAACCGGCTTGCACACTAAAAGTAGTGTAAATACTGTCGGTATTCTCGCTGCGGAAGTTGTCGCAGAGGCGATTGTTAACGCCGTGACGACAGGGTAA